One window of Myripristis murdjan chromosome 8, fMyrMur1.1, whole genome shotgun sequence genomic DNA carries:
- the atg4db gene encoding cysteine protease ATG4D isoform X2, which yields MNPSSSSGRCDSQSPEDDHMDDWLYLSSDSVDPRGLEVGRDGRESEDRGKLKSKLVSAWNSVKYGWSLKQKSHFNKSSPVTMLGHSYLLSLQLDREHFRRSFTSLLWLTYRRGFTKLGGCSLTTDSGWGCVLRTGQMLLAQGLFLHLMPPDWTWSSSLPLVKDDMDLPENRPPADAGSGWSFVEGPKKRGRKLSLGSCLDRRMDFTHRRVVSWFGDHPSTPFGVHQLVELGKSSGKKAGDWYGPSIVAHILRKAVAASVELPNLAVYVAQDCTVYKEDVKRLFERPLPGGPTGTSQPWKSVIILVPVRLGGQDLNPTYISCVKKLLALKCCIGIIGGKPKHSLFFVGFQDDHLLYLDPHYCQPTVDITRENFPLESFHCKYPRKMAFTRMDPSCTIGFYAKGEKDFEALCSDVNAALSTSAEKYPMFIFAEGHSQEEEGNCTPSNNITRILRNNTLKRSDTNNSMDEFVLL from the exons ATGAATCCCAGCTCTTCCTCGGGACGCTGTGACAGCCAGTCCCCTGAGGATGACCACATGGACGACTGGCTCTACCTCTCCTCTGACTCCGTTGATCCGCGGGGCTTGGAAGTTGGCAGGGATGGTCGGGAGTCTGAGGACAGAGGCAAACTCAAATCCAAATTGGTGTCAGCATGGAACAGTGTCAAATATG GCTGGTCCTTGAAGCAGAAATCCCACTTCAACAAGAGCTCTCCTGTGACTATGCTCGGACACTCCTACCTGCTCAGCCTTCAAT TGGACAGGGAGCATTTCCGTCGCTCCTTTACATCGCTGCTGTGGTTGACGTACAGACGGGGCTTCACTAAGCTCGGAGGCTGCTCTCTGACCACCGACAGCGGCTGGGGATGTGTTCTCCGCACTGGACAGATGCTGCTGGCACAAGGCCTGTTCCTGCATCTAATGCCACCGG ACTGGACTTGGTCTTCAAGTCTGCCCCTGGTCAAAGACGACATGGATCTCCCAGAGAATCGACCGCCGGCTGATGCAGGCAGCGGATGGAGTTTTGTGGAGGGGCCTAAAAAGAGGGGCCGAAAGCTCAGCCTCGGTTCCTGCCTGGACAGACGCATGGATTTTACACACAGACGGGTGGTGTCATGGTTTGGAGACCACCCCTCAACCCCTTTTGGAGTACACCAGCTGGTGGAGCTGGGGAAAAGCTCAGGGAAGAAGGCAGGGGACTGGTATGGCCCCTCCATCGTGGCACACATCCTCCG TAAAGCTGTGGCAGCTTCAGTTGAGCTTCCCAATCTGGCAGTGTATGTTGCACAAGATTGCACCG tctaCAAGGAGGATGTGAAGCGGTTGTTTGAGCGGCCTCTCCCTGGAGGCCCCACAGGCACCAGTCAGCCTTGGAAGTCTGTCATCATCCTGGTGCCTGTGCGACTGGGAGGACAAGACCTCAATCCCACTTATATATCTTGTGTCAAG AAATTGTTGGCGTTAAAATGCTGCATTGGAATCATCGGGGGCAAACCGAAGCACTCTTTGTTCTTCGTTGGCTTCCAAG ATGACCATCTGTTGTACTTGGACCCTCACTACTGTCAGCCCACAGTGGACATCACACGGGAGAACTTTCCCCTGGAG TCGTTTCACTGTAAATATCCCAGGAAAATGGCTTTCACTCGCATGGACCCCAGCTGCACCATAGGCTTCTATGCCAAAGGCGAAAAGGACTTTGAGGCACTGTGCTCAGATGTTAATGCG GCTCTGTCCACATCTGCAGAGAAGTACCCCATGTTCATATTCGCAGAAGGACATAgtcaagaggaggagggaaactGCACACCCTCCAATAACATCACCCGCATTCTGAGGAACAACACATTGAAAAGATCTGACACTAACAACAGCATGGATGAATTTGTTCTGTTGTGA
- the LOC115363993 gene encoding galactose-3-O-sulfotransferase 4 isoform X2 — MTFRWLATQFWRYRMAVLLLTLGVTSLLILLGTHSLQDSSYYVRQKGRSKMPTERREGLSDDASERPNNNPSQEHRGSDSHVNGYNMQMTRKISPPVAFLKTHKTGSSTVQNLLFRMGEREGATFAFPYYTYQFSYPDKFRAEFVDELPDGASQFDIICSHMRLDLGQLKQAAEAAENKSALSLFLESPESYWDPKEHGNGLGKNPMSFDLGLNSQQWNSSWPADLTLLEETFQLVMIAEHFDESLVLLGALLKLQPEELAYVRLNARSTQDVTQLDDKIKARIRSWNNLDVVLYDFFVQLFWEKAEQYGLKRLKMEVARLRASTERIRQGCVAREGVPPGELEDLVRPWQTDTVTILGYQVQGNLTQQELGFCVRLVLPELQYHAHLYFQQYGRDMRAVPTD, encoded by the exons ATGACCTTCCGCTGGCTGGCCACCCAATTTTGGAGGTACCGTATGGCGGTTCTCCTGTTGACCTTGGGGGTTACCTCTCTGCTCATACTCCTAGGTACTCATTCACTGCAGGATTCAAG CTATTATGTCCGGCAGAAAGGGCGGAGTAAAATGCCAACTGAGCGAAGAGAGGGACTGTCTGATGATGCCAGTGAAAGGCCAAATAACAACCCATCCCAAGAACACAGAGGAAGTGACAGTCATGTTAATGGCTATAACATGCAGATGACAAGGAAAATTTCTCCACCTGTTGCTtttctcaaaacacacaaaactggaAGCAGCACAGTCCAGAATCTGCTGTTCCgcatgggagagagggagggcgcCACATTTGCCTTCCCTTATTACACCTACCAGTTCAGCTATCCAGATAA ATTCAGGGCAGAGTTTGTGGATGAGTTACCTGATGGTGCCTCTCAGTTCGACATAATTTGCAGCCACATGCGCCTCGACCTGGGACAGCTGAAACAG GCCGCTGAGGCAGCAGAGAACAAATCTGCACTGTCACTCTTCCTGGAGTCCCCAGAGTCATACTGGGATCCCAAGGAGCATGGGAATGGCCTGGGAAAGAACCCCATGAGCTTTGACTTGGGTCTTAACAGCCAGCAGTGGAACTCCTCCTGGCCGGCTGACCTGACTCTGCTGGAGGAGACGTTCCAGCTCGTTATGATCGCAGAGCACTTTGATGAGTCCCTGGTCCTCCTGGGGGCCCTGTTGAAGCTACAGCCTGAGGAACTGGCCTATGTCCGCCTCAATGCTCGCTCAACCCAGGACGTCACCCAGCTGGATGACAAAATTAAGGCCAGGATTCGGTCCTGGAACAACCTGGACGTTGTGCTCTACGACTTCTTCGTCCAGTTGTTCTGGGAGAAAGCAGAGCAGTACGGCCTGAAGAGGCTGAAGATGGAGGTGGCTCGGCTGAGGGCCTCCACAGAGAGGATCAGACAGGGCTGTGTGGCCAGGGAAGGGGTGCCTCCTGGGGAACTGGAAGACCTGGTAAGGCCCTGGCAGACTGACACCGTTACCATCCTGGGATATCAGGTACAAGGGAACCTCACACAGCAGGAACTGGGCTTCTGTGTGCGACTGGTGTTGCCTGAACTTCAGTATCATGCCCATCTATATTTCCAGCAATATGGCCGAGATATGAGGGCTGTGCCTACAGACTAA
- the atg4db gene encoding cysteine protease ATG4D isoform X1: protein MNPSSSSGRCDSQSPEDDHMDDWLYLSSDSVDPRGLEVGRDGRESEDRGKLKSKLVSAWNSVKYGWSLKQKSHFNKSSPVTMLGHSYLLSLQLDREHFRRSFTSLLWLTYRRGFTKLGGCSLTTDSGWGCVLRTGQMLLAQGLFLHLMPPDWTWSSSLPLVKDDMDLPENRPPADAGSGWSFVEGPKKRGRKLSLGSCLDRRMDFTHRRVVSWFGDHPSTPFGVHQLVELGKSSGKKAGDWYGPSIVAHILRKAVAASVELPNLAVYVAQDCTVYKEDVKRLFERPLPGGPTGTSQPWKSVIILVPVRLGGQDLNPTYISCVKKLLALKCCIGIIGGKPKHSLFFVGFQGTCTTLYRWPHYYSAQLLVVSCSLVLALACCAIDDHLLYLDPHYCQPTVDITRENFPLESFHCKYPRKMAFTRMDPSCTIGFYAKGEKDFEALCSDVNAALSTSAEKYPMFIFAEGHSQEEEGNCTPSNNITRILRNNTLKRSDTNNSMDEFVLL, encoded by the exons ATGAATCCCAGCTCTTCCTCGGGACGCTGTGACAGCCAGTCCCCTGAGGATGACCACATGGACGACTGGCTCTACCTCTCCTCTGACTCCGTTGATCCGCGGGGCTTGGAAGTTGGCAGGGATGGTCGGGAGTCTGAGGACAGAGGCAAACTCAAATCCAAATTGGTGTCAGCATGGAACAGTGTCAAATATG GCTGGTCCTTGAAGCAGAAATCCCACTTCAACAAGAGCTCTCCTGTGACTATGCTCGGACACTCCTACCTGCTCAGCCTTCAAT TGGACAGGGAGCATTTCCGTCGCTCCTTTACATCGCTGCTGTGGTTGACGTACAGACGGGGCTTCACTAAGCTCGGAGGCTGCTCTCTGACCACCGACAGCGGCTGGGGATGTGTTCTCCGCACTGGACAGATGCTGCTGGCACAAGGCCTGTTCCTGCATCTAATGCCACCGG ACTGGACTTGGTCTTCAAGTCTGCCCCTGGTCAAAGACGACATGGATCTCCCAGAGAATCGACCGCCGGCTGATGCAGGCAGCGGATGGAGTTTTGTGGAGGGGCCTAAAAAGAGGGGCCGAAAGCTCAGCCTCGGTTCCTGCCTGGACAGACGCATGGATTTTACACACAGACGGGTGGTGTCATGGTTTGGAGACCACCCCTCAACCCCTTTTGGAGTACACCAGCTGGTGGAGCTGGGGAAAAGCTCAGGGAAGAAGGCAGGGGACTGGTATGGCCCCTCCATCGTGGCACACATCCTCCG TAAAGCTGTGGCAGCTTCAGTTGAGCTTCCCAATCTGGCAGTGTATGTTGCACAAGATTGCACCG tctaCAAGGAGGATGTGAAGCGGTTGTTTGAGCGGCCTCTCCCTGGAGGCCCCACAGGCACCAGTCAGCCTTGGAAGTCTGTCATCATCCTGGTGCCTGTGCGACTGGGAGGACAAGACCTCAATCCCACTTATATATCTTGTGTCAAG AAATTGTTGGCGTTAAAATGCTGCATTGGAATCATCGGGGGCAAACCGAAGCACTCTTTGTTCTTCGTTGGCTTCCAAGGTACGTGCACTACTTTGTACCGGTGGCCTCATTATTATTCTGCTCAGCTGCTTGTTGTCAGTTGTTCACTTGTTCTTGCTCTGGCCTGCTGTGCTATAGATGACCATCTGTTGTACTTGGACCCTCACTACTGTCAGCCCACAGTGGACATCACACGGGAGAACTTTCCCCTGGAG TCGTTTCACTGTAAATATCCCAGGAAAATGGCTTTCACTCGCATGGACCCCAGCTGCACCATAGGCTTCTATGCCAAAGGCGAAAAGGACTTTGAGGCACTGTGCTCAGATGTTAATGCG GCTCTGTCCACATCTGCAGAGAAGTACCCCATGTTCATATTCGCAGAAGGACATAgtcaagaggaggagggaaactGCACACCCTCCAATAACATCACCCGCATTCTGAGGAACAACACATTGAAAAGATCTGACACTAACAACAGCATGGATGAATTTGTTCTGTTGTGA
- the LOC115363993 gene encoding galactose-3-O-sulfotransferase 2 isoform X1, translated as MTFRWLATQFWRYRMAVLLLTLGVTSLLILLGTHSLQDSSYYVRQKGRSKMPTERREGLSDDASERPNNNPSQEHRGSDSHVNGYNMQMTRKISPPVAFLKTHKTGSSTVQNLLFRMGEREGATFAFPYYTYQFSYPDKFRAEFVDELPDGASQFDIICSHMRLDLGQLKQVMPPNTIYFTILRDPLQTFESIFSYYASTIPAFTLAKKAAEAAENKSALSLFLESPESYWDPKEHGNGLGKNPMSFDLGLNSQQWNSSWPADLTLLEETFQLVMIAEHFDESLVLLGALLKLQPEELAYVRLNARSTQDVTQLDDKIKARIRSWNNLDVVLYDFFVQLFWEKAEQYGLKRLKMEVARLRASTERIRQGCVAREGVPPGELEDLVRPWQTDTVTILGYQVQGNLTQQELGFCVRLVLPELQYHAHLYFQQYGRDMRAVPTD; from the exons ATGACCTTCCGCTGGCTGGCCACCCAATTTTGGAGGTACCGTATGGCGGTTCTCCTGTTGACCTTGGGGGTTACCTCTCTGCTCATACTCCTAGGTACTCATTCACTGCAGGATTCAAG CTATTATGTCCGGCAGAAAGGGCGGAGTAAAATGCCAACTGAGCGAAGAGAGGGACTGTCTGATGATGCCAGTGAAAGGCCAAATAACAACCCATCCCAAGAACACAGAGGAAGTGACAGTCATGTTAATGGCTATAACATGCAGATGACAAGGAAAATTTCTCCACCTGTTGCTtttctcaaaacacacaaaactggaAGCAGCACAGTCCAGAATCTGCTGTTCCgcatgggagagagggagggcgcCACATTTGCCTTCCCTTATTACACCTACCAGTTCAGCTATCCAGATAA ATTCAGGGCAGAGTTTGTGGATGAGTTACCTGATGGTGCCTCTCAGTTCGACATAATTTGCAGCCACATGCGCCTCGACCTGGGACAGCTGAAACAGGTGATGCCACCCAACACCATCTACTTCACCATCCTTCGTGATCCTCTACAGACATTTGAGTCCATTTTCTCTTATTATGCTTCCACTATCCCTGCCTTCACCTTGGCCAAAAAGGCCGCTGAGGCAGCAGAGAACAAATCTGCACTGTCACTCTTCCTGGAGTCCCCAGAGTCATACTGGGATCCCAAGGAGCATGGGAATGGCCTGGGAAAGAACCCCATGAGCTTTGACTTGGGTCTTAACAGCCAGCAGTGGAACTCCTCCTGGCCGGCTGACCTGACTCTGCTGGAGGAGACGTTCCAGCTCGTTATGATCGCAGAGCACTTTGATGAGTCCCTGGTCCTCCTGGGGGCCCTGTTGAAGCTACAGCCTGAGGAACTGGCCTATGTCCGCCTCAATGCTCGCTCAACCCAGGACGTCACCCAGCTGGATGACAAAATTAAGGCCAGGATTCGGTCCTGGAACAACCTGGACGTTGTGCTCTACGACTTCTTCGTCCAGTTGTTCTGGGAGAAAGCAGAGCAGTACGGCCTGAAGAGGCTGAAGATGGAGGTGGCTCGGCTGAGGGCCTCCACAGAGAGGATCAGACAGGGCTGTGTGGCCAGGGAAGGGGTGCCTCCTGGGGAACTGGAAGACCTGGTAAGGCCCTGGCAGACTGACACCGTTACCATCCTGGGATATCAGGTACAAGGGAACCTCACACAGCAGGAACTGGGCTTCTGTGTGCGACTGGTGTTGCCTGAACTTCAGTATCATGCCCATCTATATTTCCAGCAATATGGCCGAGATATGAGGGCTGTGCCTACAGACTAA